The stretch of DNA GCGTGCGTATTCCTGTAGGTAAGGGCGTATGCGGTACTGCTGTCTCCACAGGAACGATCCAACGTGTCGAAGACGTGCACGCCTTTGATGGGCATATCGCCTGCGATGCAGCCAGCAATTCTGAAATCGTTTTGCCGTTGACGGTTGATGGTCAGACGATCGGCGTCCTGGATATCGACAGCACCGAGTACGGCCGTTTTTCAGAAGAAGACGAAATCGGTTTAAAAACCTTGGTTTCGCGGCTTTCAGACGTGCTAAGCGGCACTGATTTTAAAAAATTCTTCCCTCGATAGCATGATAAGCAACGGATAACGTGGCATTTAGCGATGGCGTCATTATAATGTCGCCTGTTCATGCCTGCGACTTATTGGCAACTCCGTTGTAATCAGGAAATTTCATGGAAAATCAACCTAAGTTGAATAGTAGTAAAGAAGTCATCGCATTTTTGGCCGAGCGTTTTCCACGCTGTTTTAGCGCTGAAGGTGAAGCCCGTCCGTTGAAGATTGGTATCTTCCAGGATTTAGTTTCTCGTGTTGAAGGCGAAATGAGCCTCAGCAAAACTCAGCTTCGCTCGGCATTACGCCTTTATACATCAAGCTGGCGTTACCTGTACGGCATCAAAGCTGGCGCGACTCGCGTAGATCTTGATGGCAACCCGTGCGGTGAGCTGGACGAACAGCATGTAGAACATGCTCGCCAGCAGCTTGAGGAAGCAAAAGCCCGCGTTCAGGCCCAGCGCGCTGAACAGCAGGCGAAGAAACGCGAAGCAGCCGCCGCCGCTGGCGGAACGGAAGAGGCTCCGCGCCGCGAACGTAAACCTCGCCCGGCCGCAGCACCTCGTCGTAAAGAAGCCGCTGAGCGCAAACCTCGGACGGAAAAACCGGCACCTAAGGCACCTCGCGAAGAGCGTCGTACCCCGGTTACGGATATTACCGCTCTGCAGGTTGGACAGGCCATTAAAGTTAAAGCCGGTAACAACGCAATGGATGCTACCGTACTGGAAATTACCAAAGATGGCGTCCGTGTACAGCTGACTTCTGGTATGGCAATGATCGTACGCGCAGAACACTTGCAGTTCTGAAACGGAGGCCTGACTCAGGCATGAACAAACTCTTTAAGCTTACGGCTATCGCCAGCCTGCTGTTCGTGGCAGGCAGTGCCCTGGCCCTGGACAACATTACTCGTGCTGACCAGATTCCGCAGTTGAAGGAAGAAGCTCAGCACGCAACCGTAAGCGAGCGCGTGACGTCTCGCTTTACGCGCTCGCACTACCGTCAGTTCGATCTTGACGCTAACTTCTCGGCAAAAATCTTCGATCGCTACCTGAACCTGCTGGACTACAGCCATAACGTGCTGCTGGCAAGTGACGTTGCGCAATTTGCCGCGAAGAAAGGGCAGATTGGTGACGAGCTGCGTAGCGGTAAGCTCGACGTATTTTATGATTTATACAATCTGGGTCAGAAGCGCCGTTTTGAACGCTATCAGTACGCGTTGAAGGTGCTGGCGAAGCCAATGGACTTCACCGGCAACGACACCATTAATCTGGATCGCAGCAAGTCGCCGTGGCCGACAAGCGTTGATGAGCTGGACAAGCTCTGGGACGCAAAAGTTAAGTACGACGAGCTGAGCCTGAAGCTGGCCGGTAAAACCGAGCAGGAAATTCGTGAAACGCTGACCAAACGCTATCAGTTTGCGATCCGCCGTCTGGCGCAAAGCAACAGCGAAGATGTGTTCTCGCTGGCGATGACCGCGTTTGCGCATGAGATAGATCCTCACACCAACTATCTTTCCCCGCGCAGCACCGAACAGTTCAACACCGAAATGAGCCTTTCTCTGGAAGGCATCGGCGCGGTTCTGCAGATGGACGATGACTACACGCTGATCAATTCGATGGTTGCGGGCGGTCCTGCGGCGAAAAGCAAGGCCATTACCGTAGGCGATCGCATCGTTGGCGTAGGCCAGACGGGTAAACCGATGGTTGACGTTATCGGCTGGCGTCTGGACGACGTCGTGGCGCTGATTAAAGGGCCAAAAGGCAGCAAAGTTCGCCTTGAGATCCTGCCTGCGGGCAAAGGGACCAAAACGCGTACCGTGACGCTGACCCGTGAGCGTATCCGTCTGGAAGACCGTGCGGTCAAAATGTCGGTGAAAACGGTCGGTAAAGATAAAGTCGGCGTGCTGGATATTCCTGGCTTCTACGTTGGCCTCACCGATGACGTGAAGGTTCAGCTGCAGAAGCTGGAAAAACAGAACGTCAAGAGCGTGATTATCGATCTGCGTTCTAACGGCGGCGGCGCGTTGACCGAAGCGGTT from Cedecea neteri encodes:
- the proQ gene encoding RNA chaperone ProQ; the protein is MENQPKLNSSKEVIAFLAERFPRCFSAEGEARPLKIGIFQDLVSRVEGEMSLSKTQLRSALRLYTSSWRYLYGIKAGATRVDLDGNPCGELDEQHVEHARQQLEEAKARVQAQRAEQQAKKREAAAAAGGTEEAPRRERKPRPAAAPRRKEAAERKPRTEKPAPKAPREERRTPVTDITALQVGQAIKVKAGNNAMDATVLEITKDGVRVQLTSGMAMIVRAEHLQF
- the prc gene encoding carboxy terminal-processing peptidase, with the protein product MNKLFKLTAIASLLFVAGSALALDNITRADQIPQLKEEAQHATVSERVTSRFTRSHYRQFDLDANFSAKIFDRYLNLLDYSHNVLLASDVAQFAAKKGQIGDELRSGKLDVFYDLYNLGQKRRFERYQYALKVLAKPMDFTGNDTINLDRSKSPWPTSVDELDKLWDAKVKYDELSLKLAGKTEQEIRETLTKRYQFAIRRLAQSNSEDVFSLAMTAFAHEIDPHTNYLSPRSTEQFNTEMSLSLEGIGAVLQMDDDYTLINSMVAGGPAAKSKAITVGDRIVGVGQTGKPMVDVIGWRLDDVVALIKGPKGSKVRLEILPAGKGTKTRTVTLTRERIRLEDRAVKMSVKTVGKDKVGVLDIPGFYVGLTDDVKVQLQKLEKQNVKSVIIDLRSNGGGALTEAVSLSGLFIPSGPVVQVRDNNGKVREDSDTDGVVYYKGPLVVLVDRFSASASEIFAAAMQDYGRALIVGEPTFGKGTVQQYRSLNRIYDQMLRPEWPALGSVQYTIQKFYRINGGSTQRKGVTPDIMMPTGTEQTETGEKFEDNALPWDSINAATYVKTGDLTPFEPELLKLHQERIAKDPEFQYIMKDIARFNALKEKRNIVSLNYAQREKENQEDDATRLARINDRFKREGKAPIKKLDDLPKDYQEADPYLDETVHIAVDLAGIEQDRPAEQPAPAK
- a CDS encoding GAF domain-containing protein, which encodes MNKEQFYADLNRDFSALMAGETSFLATLANTSALLFERLDGVNWAGFYLLEAQTLVLGPFQGKIACVRIPVGKGVCGTAVSTGTIQRVEDVHAFDGHIACDAASNSEIVLPLTVDGQTIGVLDIDSTEYGRFSEEDEIGLKTLVSRLSDVLSGTDFKKFFPR